A stretch of DNA from Falco biarmicus isolate bFalBia1 chromosome 6, bFalBia1.pri, whole genome shotgun sequence:
CACCCTGCTCTGTATGCTCTGGTATCTGATAAGGGCTGGGTTCATGTTAAAACCTTTCCTTTAGTTGAAgaatttaaagatttttttttcttttctctactcagctgcctgttttcagaaaaaaaaaaaaaaggcaatttagTTATCTTTAAGACCTCTGTCAAATTCACTTGAAATCAGGCAATGAGTTCAGACATTATTAGGAGGAAATGTATACAGACACTCACACAGCTGCATCTACATCCATGTAGATACAGAAAGATAAATCAAGTCAGCTTTTTTTCCACACAGAGAAGAAGTATAAGTATATTTCGGCTAATATTAAAATGCATCACTTtgtacagaaaaacaagaaagcaaacaaaatactttctttaaaatcattGAAATCAATATTTAAACCAGTTACCCAGTTTCCCTTAGCACATTGCaagttcctttcaaaatcaTCAATTGCTTCAGTCAGACCAaacatatattttctgtttgcagatatttttctgtaaaatggcactcagaaggagggaggaatgATTTCATTCATTGTTCTCCTGAGATACACAGTTAGACTGTTAATCAATCAAAGAATCTTGGGCCATTGAAGCCAGCTGCCAATACTGTCAGGACTATGCCCTTACACAAGAAGTCAATGGACCAAGGGTTCCCAGCCACATAAATAACTctggaaaatatgtttgttGTCTTCAAAATGGAGATAAAGCCGCTAATTGTTTTACAGAGTAAAGCTGTTATTTACCTTCCTGTGTACTGCTGATTGCTTTCGTTTATTGCTtattgctttttgcctttttgtttgttgctgaGCTGTTGTTCAGAGGCAAAGACTGAGAAGGGTGGAGGATGCTTGAGGAATAGTTTAGTCCCTAAGAGCCTTGCAATCTATACCACTAGATAAAGTGAATAGCAGCACAAGAAGTAACAGTGTGTCTTACCATTCCACTTAAATTGCAGCTTTTGGCACACGGTTACAGCTGTGTTCCTCACATTTCACAGAGGACTATTGcatttctcccttctttctccaTGCTGTGTTTCAGGTTGCGGATGAACACTGAACATGGCTAACTCAAAAAGGAGGGAAGGGTGCTACATGCAGTTAATAAGAATTGCAAAGCAAGGTGGCAAAGAAGCAGGTGTGAGAATATTCAGaatttaattcttaattttatgCATATCTCAGATGCCTATCAGTTTATGCTTTCTAGAAGGAAAACAGCACCTTGCTATGAGTCCTGAGCACACATTAGTTAGTATAGATTTAAGTTAATTTAAGATTAAGCGGTTAAACCCAATGGTTAATTTACATTTGGTAGGTAAGTTGTTCAGTGGTATTTGTGCATTTGATATATCAGTCCTTTGCAGTTAGCCTAAGGTCGGAGGGCTCTATTCTGTTTCCCTTAAAGAGAACAGCAATTCCCACTGAATTTCCCAATGCCTGTGGCGAAGAGATCAGCCCTTTCAACTGTGCTTACCAGAACTGCTCATCTGTTCAGCAAGACCTGTGGCTTTTCAAGGTGATCCTTTGGCAGTGAAGTCAGTCGAGCCCCTGTGTGTAATTGCGTGTCTCCTCCGGCACAGCCCCACTCACAACAGCGCAGTTGTGTGTGGGTCAGCCAGGCAAGGAGGTCTGATTTTAATTGTGCGGGACGGAGATAAAGCTGTGAGAAAGTGCAGTTACAACAGCTTTTCCCTTCGACACCGTTAGGATGATGCAGCAGGCCCCGTCCCTTTCCATAATGAGGGCCGAGATGTTTGCTTAGCCCCGGGCGCACAGCGAGCTGCTTTAATTAAACAGAGCCCGCGCATGAACCCGACTGGTGAATTTGGGTCGCCCGGAGGCCGCGTTGCCTCCTCGCCCATTTATCTCGGGGGGCAGCGGGCTATGAGCAGGAACGAACGACACCCAGCCCGCAGGGATGCCCGGGGCAGCTCAGTGCCTGCCCGACGGGGTGCCCGGCGGGAGGCAGCTGCCGGGGGGTCCGTAGCCCCCGCGCTGCCTGTGACcgtcccccagcccccaccgccgccccccgcaACCCGGCCGGGACAGGTGGTGCTTGGTCCGGGGGGCGGCAGCGatgcccccccggccccggggcggccccgcagcccccgctgccccaCTCCTGCTTTCGGCCAGAAAGTACCCAGGTATCAAACGGAACCGAGGGACGGTATTGAAAGAGCAAGTGAAGCGGAAATTTAAAGCCCCTCTGCTAATAATAACAGTATAAATAACCGAAGACGTCTTGTAAACAGTGCGGTCATAACCCTGAAACATTAAACAGCGCGGTGGGATCTGGCGCATCAGCTGCCGGCGGCCGCGACCGGTGCAGGGGGAGCGCCCCGCACCCCTGTTTATCTCAGCCTCATCTCCCACGGGCGCGCTGATCGATGGAGGCGGTTGTTTAAATTAGAAGTTCCCGGCACGCAGGACCGGGGCCAGAGGGGCATCCTCCGTCCGACTGTGCTTCATCCACAGATAACTGCtcgagcggcggggccgggccgggctcccGCGGCGAAGCCGGGCTGCGGGCCCGGCCGCCTCCTCCGCCGGGCGTTTGCTCCAGGTCTGCGGCGCCGGGGCAGCGGCGCTCCCGTagccgggccggcggggcgggctcCCCGCGGGGCGCCGGGCGAGCGCGGCCGCTGCGCGCAGCGCCGGGGGCCGGCGGAGGCGCGGTCTTTCCCCGCCGAGCCCGAGAGTCGGAAACGAACACTACACCGCTCTGTGTTCAGTGGAAAGGAAGATTTATtcacagaaacagagcagaacctgcttgaagaaaatatatctatatatctttCGGGTGAATTACTTCATAGAGATGACTGTCAAAGTCAGTTTTTCTAGGCATCTACATATTTCACAGGTCTCAGACAAAAGATACACGCATGGTAGGTTTTGTTTGATCTCTGTCTTTTCTCTAGTAGCGCTTGAACCAGCAAGGCTGTTGTTGCAGGACACTCGACTGTACACGCATTTAATAAAGTTAAATAGAGTCGGGATCTCTCGGGGTGGAGTCTTTGCTAGGGCACATTTGGTCTCCTCTGCGCCGGGAGAGCGGCTCTCCCCGCCGCCCTGCACGGGGCCCGGGGCAGTGGCGGGGCCGCGGCGTGTCcctgcccgccgcgccgcccgctcCCCGGCCGCGCCGGGACGCTGCTGGCCCGGCCGCCGGGGCTCAGGATGCCGTCGGGCCGCACAAGCGGTTTGTGTTCACCACTTCTTTCAGGTCACTCTCGGGTTTGCCGGCTACCATAAAAGGCCAAGTCTGTAGCCGGGAAAAGACACGGGTGGGAAGGGGGTTACATACGGAAAAATGCACACTGTAACGCCGATTGCGCCAGCGGGTCCAGCTCGGGAGCGCCCCGGGGGATCGAGCCCGGCATCCACCGCCTGAGCCTGCTCCTGGAGCGCTCTGCGCGGCTCGGGCCGGGGCACTCGCCGCTGCCTTCGCCGGAGGCTGGTGCCGCTTCGCCTCCCAGCCGCGGCGGGCATCCCCCGGGCGCCCTCGGGGCGGTGGAGCCCGTCTGGTCCGCAGcgggcgggagggagggaggagagagggagagagggaggagggagccGCGCCGGCCCCGACACAGCCGCGTTCCCCGGCACGGCCGCCGCGGgcaccccgccgccgccgcgccgcacCCCGCCTTTGGTCGTGACCGGCgtgggggctctgcccctcgGGAGCCGCCTCacgccccgccgccgctgccgggcTCCCGGGGGCAGGAGCCGCCCGGCTGCCCTCCTTGGCCTCCCGCGGCTCGGGGGGCACGTTTTGGTGTGCCTCCGTGCGGGGGTGGCCGTGCGTGCTGCGTCTGCCTTGGGTGCTGGGTTTGGTTTATTTCATAGTTTCTTATCCCGTGTTGCTGCACTGAGGATTTTGGGTTTAGCCCTAAAAATCTCTCCCAGGCCCTTATCAGCTGAAACAGCAGGTAACGTTCTTTCCCCCAGCGTCCAGCACTCAAAAGGCAGGGCCGGACCCTGGTGAAACGCCCCCCAGATCACCCTTCTGAGAGCCCTTGGTCTGGTGGCGTCTGCACGTGTGGGCAATGTAAAGGCTGGATTTCTGAAAAGAGCCCAGGcagatcttgcccacccccactTTGCATCAGTGGCATGTATTTTTAGAGCTGAAAACTATATCTTTCTGGCAGCCAGGTATGGCGGGGAGACCCCGGGCTGTTCGGGAAAGATTTTTGTGggtggtgggagcagcagcagcgacaTCGCACAGCCCAGAGAGGCTTTGCGGAGCGTGCCTGGGGCAGCCACCCTCCTTGGGGAGTCCGCACTGGTACTTATTTCTCCTTTGCCAGTTTACGCACGTAGAAGTGTCCTGGACCCAGCTAATCCAAGCGGCTGAGCGCAGAGCCCCGCGAGCTCTGTCTTTAAAAACCTAGGGCTCGAGAGGACTGTTACGGCAAGAAGCGTTAGCGTAGAGAGGAGGGTTAAGAATAAATCCTGGCTCATTGGATCCTTCTTAAAACATACCTTTCTCTAACCCAAATTCCTATACCCACCTGCTTGCAGTTAGAAAGCTATCATCAACCTGTGGAGGTTTCTCAGGCGTTTCTGGGGCAGTgaagcctgtccctgcctgtctGTGGCCAGTGTGGCCCCTGTCCGTCTCCTGGAGGGGATTGCTAGGAGCAGCGGATGGGGCCTGGGCGGCTCAGCTCTCAGAGCACAGGGTGGGAGGACAGCTGGGAGCCTGTCCCCTCCTCATGCAGTATCCCTTGCCACCCCACTGGCACCAGACTGTCCGTGAGAAGTACAGTGAAGGTTCCTCCTTGCACATGCCCCAATCCCAGCTCCTCGCCCGCCTCTCcccacacacacgcacacagagTGCCTGGCCCCAGCGGGCTGTGACTTACCAGGTTGACTGGGTGGATGTAGCCATTTTCGTACTTGTCATTGGCTAGGATCTGCCTCAGGTGAGCGATGTAGCTGGAGGCCAACCTCAAGGTGTCCAGTTTGGAAAGCTTGGTGTCTGGGGGCACCCAGGGCAAGGTGGTCttaagcctggagaaggctTTGCTAAGGACCCTCATCCTCGCCCTCTCCCTGGCGTTGGCAGCATTTCTCTGGACCTGCTTTCCCTCCTGGCTCACTCCATTTAAAGGGCTCTTCTTGGGGggagcttttttcctcttgcccGAGGCCCCTCTCCCTTTCTGAGGGGAGCCATTCTCGCCATTGGATCCCTCCTCGTTGCTCTCGGTGGACGCCCCAAACTCTTTGTTAGTATCCATTTTCAGGCCATCGCACTCCAGCATCTCCACCTCCTGCAGATCTTCCACATCACTGAGGGACCCAGTGGACATGGTCTGGAAGATGCCAAGGGACCAgcgggaaggggggaaggggcggggggggggggggggggaagggaagctCCTCAGATCACTTCAAGGCGTTGGAGGAGAGAAGGGGTGCCAgaattttccttcccttcccccccctcccccccccccgccagcacCAAGGCGCAATACCAGTCCAGAGAGGATTCCCACCCTCCCGCCCCCCAACCCCGCTTTGCCCGTGTTTGAGGGAGGGAGTGAGCGTGtgtgagagagggagagagagggagagagagagaaagccgAGGAATTTAGTGAGGACACTAGTAATTTATCTGGGGGATAAGAGAGGCGGATCCAGCCCAGGGGAGGGGCCCTGCCCACTGAGCACACCACATCCCCAATCACAGACCTTTGCACAGGACAGGGAATGAGGTATCCCAGCAAGCCTTTGCCGAGAGCTCAGAACTGGGATTCAAATCTTCA
This window harbors:
- the TCF21 gene encoding transcription factor 21; protein product: MSTGSLSDVEDLQEVEMLECDGLKMDTNKEFGASTESNEEGSNGENGSPQKGRGASGKRKKAPPKKSPLNGVSQEGKQVQRNAANARERARMRVLSKAFSRLKTTLPWVPPDTKLSKLDTLRLASSYIAHLRQILANDKYENGYIHPVNLTWPFMVAGKPESDLKEVVNTNRLCGPTAS